The following proteins are encoded in a genomic region of Candidatus Methylospira mobilis:
- a CDS encoding toxin: protein MLKRTSALMAERSVSFEKVLSALSHGGLLDVLDHPNTEQYPNQRMFVVRIRGYIYLEPFVETNSEVFLKTIIPSRKATRKYLAEAN, encoded by the coding sequence ATGCTGAAAAGAACATCCGCCCTCATGGCAGAGCGAAGCGTGTCATTTGAAAAAGTGCTGTCCGCCTTGTCGCATGGAGGCCTCCTTGATGTACTCGACCATCCAAACACAGAGCAGTACCCGAACCAACGCATGTTCGTGGTGCGTATTCGTGGTTACATCTATTTGGAACCGTTTGTAGAGACCAACAGCGAGGTCTTTCTAAAAACGATTATTCCTAGTCGGAAAGCTACCCGCAAATATCTGGCAGAGGCCAATTGA
- a CDS encoding mechanosensitive ion channel family protein produces the protein MKKPGYLSIIRSCLSIYIIAFFALNAYAETSTSFTTLVEWNDAVDKIEKNAAKPDVNSDQLDAMQTQLATLRTQLQETLNSSILDKQALDVVIGAFGPEPATDSPPEAEPIKAKRKQISDDLIETNNKIKGAELVIAHIDHVLVGIVAAKSARFAEKIRVRNENPLSSELWNKAANEFIAGWRLSRTGLQAFLSNLRISHLPVLGYMGVVGALLLVVYMLRLRKRLKAQAELQQEKPTQEQRLRFALYMGLINSLVPSTVIGVVYAALYHYGIPDNAQDLALAVILSLIMLFLVAAFCTTVLLPFNPHWRLIGATGHGSRSLGIVIIVITSVFALDNIINELQIYFAASEELTVAHKFISSICITATLLISLRQPFWQTTSNSATRPSILKPQTWGTLRAILSILVLAIPLSALAGYVTLSRLLATQIVLTLGLFIGGALIKSIIAEIIRHQFSLTRENGENLRFWITAFANLLLGLIAVFMLLLIWGARKHEISAWLHQTFFSIRIGNLTLSPSNILFAILLFIGLSLTTRLLQRSLDKHIFPHTLLDIGLRNSIRSSVGYIGFVLAAVLAASTIGLNLSNLAMIVGALSVGIGFGLQNIINNFVSGIILLVERPIKVGDWIVVGEHQGHVAKINVRATELTTFERASVFIPNSSLISSAVMNRTHADRDGRIILPVGIAYDADACLVKSLLLDIADKHPAVKYTPAPNVIFRGFGNDALQLELFVYIVDVDKLLSVTSDLCFSINQSLRENRISIPFPQRDVHLNFEDRQLDAILHSVDTLCERNEKSGWRKASIMGRRNRPVRSRDSEN, from the coding sequence GCTCCAGGAAACGCTCAATTCAAGCATACTCGATAAACAGGCGCTCGATGTTGTTATCGGGGCCTTTGGTCCGGAGCCTGCTACGGATTCGCCCCCGGAAGCCGAGCCCATTAAAGCCAAGCGTAAACAGATTTCCGACGACCTGATAGAAACGAACAACAAAATCAAGGGTGCGGAACTGGTTATAGCGCATATCGATCATGTTTTAGTCGGCATCGTTGCAGCTAAAAGCGCCAGATTTGCCGAAAAAATTCGCGTTCGCAACGAAAACCCGTTGTCTTCTGAGCTTTGGAATAAGGCCGCAAACGAGTTTATAGCCGGCTGGCGTCTTTCTCGCACCGGCTTGCAGGCGTTTCTAAGCAACCTGCGGATAAGCCATTTACCTGTGCTCGGTTACATGGGCGTCGTAGGAGCGTTGTTACTGGTTGTTTACATGCTGCGGTTACGTAAGCGCTTGAAGGCGCAGGCTGAACTGCAACAGGAAAAGCCCACACAGGAACAAAGGCTGCGCTTCGCACTTTATATGGGACTGATTAACTCTCTCGTCCCATCCACCGTAATTGGAGTTGTTTACGCCGCCTTGTACCATTACGGAATCCCAGATAATGCACAGGATCTGGCTCTTGCCGTAATACTATCGTTAATAATGCTTTTTCTTGTCGCTGCTTTCTGCACCACAGTACTGCTGCCGTTCAATCCACACTGGCGGTTGATAGGCGCTACCGGCCACGGCAGCCGGTCTTTAGGTATCGTTATTATTGTGATTACTTCTGTTTTTGCATTGGACAACATTATTAACGAGTTGCAGATATATTTTGCCGCTTCGGAAGAGTTGACAGTCGCTCATAAATTTATTTCCAGTATCTGCATTACAGCGACTTTACTGATTTCCCTGAGACAGCCTTTCTGGCAAACGACATCGAATTCCGCTACCCGGCCTTCGATACTCAAACCGCAAACGTGGGGCACACTTAGAGCAATCCTGTCGATTCTGGTGCTTGCCATCCCGCTTTCGGCGCTGGCCGGTTACGTCACATTGTCGCGGTTGCTGGCGACGCAGATCGTGCTGACGCTCGGGCTATTCATAGGCGGCGCGCTGATAAAAAGCATCATTGCCGAAATAATCCGCCATCAATTCAGCCTAACGCGCGAAAACGGTGAAAACCTGCGTTTCTGGATTACCGCTTTCGCCAACCTATTGTTGGGATTAATTGCGGTTTTTATGCTGTTGCTGATCTGGGGCGCCAGAAAACACGAAATCAGTGCCTGGCTGCATCAAACTTTTTTTTCGATCAGGATCGGCAACCTGACGCTTTCGCCTTCGAATATCCTGTTTGCGATCCTGCTGTTTATCGGATTGAGCCTGACTACCCGTTTGTTGCAGCGCTCGCTGGATAAGCATATATTCCCGCATACGCTTCTGGACATCGGCTTGCGCAACTCGATTCGATCCAGCGTCGGCTATATCGGCTTTGTACTGGCGGCGGTACTCGCGGCGTCCACTATCGGCCTGAATCTTTCCAATCTGGCGATGATAGTCGGCGCATTGTCGGTTGGCATCGGCTTCGGACTACAAAATATTATCAACAACTTCGTATCCGGCATTATTTTACTGGTGGAACGCCCGATCAAGGTCGGCGACTGGATCGTGGTAGGCGAACACCAGGGGCACGTCGCTAAAATCAATGTTCGAGCGACCGAACTGACCACATTCGAGCGCGCGTCGGTATTTATTCCGAATTCCAGCCTGATTTCTTCGGCGGTGATGAACCGCACCCATGCTGATCGCGACGGACGGATCATCCTGCCAGTCGGCATAGCGTACGATGCAGACGCCTGCCTGGTTAAATCACTGCTGCTCGATATCGCGGACAAACACCCCGCCGTAAAATACACACCTGCTCCGAACGTCATATTCCGCGGGTTCGGCAACGATGCGCTTCAACTCGAACTGTTCGTTTATATCGTGGACGTCGATAAACTGCTCTCGGTCACCAGCGATCTTTGTTTCAGCATCAATCAATCGTTACGTGAAAACAGGATCTCCATCCCGTTTCCGCAACGCGATGTGCATTTGAATTTCGAAGACCGCCAGCTCGATGCAATATTGCATTCGGTTGACACGCTCTGCGAGCGTAATGAAAAAAGCGGCTGGCGGAAAGCGTCAATCATGGGAAGGAGAAATCGCCCGGTCAGAAGCAGGGATAGCGAGAACTGA
- a CDS encoding AIPR family protein — protein MYKYKNSILKYNPRSYLGHEGGKVNGAIKDTIITNDASEFALFNNGIAMLSDETYINERIGQKRKAQLIVKNPQIINGDQTSYMLQ, from the coding sequence ATGTACAAGTATAAGAACTCTATTCTTAAGTACAACCCAAGGAGTTATTTGGGGCATGAAGGCGGAAAAGTTAACGGTGCAATCAAAGATACAATAATAACTAATGATGCCAGTGAATTCGCGTTATTTAATAATGGCATAGCCATGCTCTCAGATGAGACATATATCAATGAGCGCATTGGTCAGAAAAGAAAAGCTCAGTTAATCGTCAAAAACCCGCAGATCATTAATGGTGATCAAACATCCTATATGCTACAGTAG